The genomic stretch CATGACAAGTATTTCCAGGCAAAGACTACCCAAAAATAGCAATGAAATTTCATCTGCAGAGAGATATTAAAAGATAAGTAACCTTCCATGTACATCTTTCTCTTCTTCCATAGAGCTACACCATGAATTTGAAAGGCTTTAAGTGGTACTTAATTTTCCAAGCAGAAATTTACTGTGTCCCATCAATAAAATTGAAGATTACGTGAATTACGTAACAAACGTgtatacaaatgaaaatatatctGACATATGAATATGACTTTGCATTTTTCCAAGGACGTCTGCACTATCCGACAGAGCATGCACGCTCactatctgatttttttcatcgCCAAATAACATTGCTACTTTTTCAGATATAATTAATTACCGACTTGCTTTTACTAATTTAAGCATTGCCTAACATTGCTACTGTAGTAGCCTACTGCTAGTTTGAACTTCCCACAACAATTCACTCGAAATGGATCAGCTTAAATTCCCCACTGTAAACTTAGGTGTTTGCAAATGATACAACCCAAAAAACGTTAACtttaaaatttttgtaaaaacgAATATGAGACGGTTTGAAAACATCTTTTGACGTCTCTCGAGCATGTGACTGACACGCCACGTGGTCGCGTGCCAAAAAGAAAAGTGTTCACTCACCTCttcaaacattttgtttttaaacgaCTACATGGTAAAACATTGGGGTTTGGGTGGTCGTCTTCACTCCCATTACGTGTAACAGAAAGACGGAAGGACCAACTTTCGGCCATGTGCGTGTAGAGAAGAAGGAAGCCGAAGAAAGAGTGAGAGTagatattttattcatcttCCGGACAAACAACCCGGAAGTTTTGCTTCCAACTTCCGTTGACCTTGTGAGTCATACAAtagttatttaaaaacaaataaagtggtgaataataataatatataatactgcAGGCACATAATATTCTTTAtatatgtctttaaaaaaacaaaaataatctttGCTGTCCGGGTGTCTCCACGAGGCTGTCGTGCGGAAGCTAGAGCATCATGGGAATTGTAGTGTTTCTCAGCTAATAATGACAAATGCCCAGAGATTCCAGTGAAAAATACTTCGCTGAAATTTTACTCAAATATTCAAGTcaaaaaatatactgaaaagtagaaaaatactacaaaatactATATTTAAACGGGAACTGCACTTCTGGggagaattttgcccatcattcacaattttgatgtgaaacatgaacacacgcattgatacacatacttatgctagttcagTCAACAATAGCAGCATAGCTATAGCAGCATCACTTACGATGTCCGATCTCCTTGTTCCAGCaaaagacgtgtgctccagtcctcagattaaaaaaaatgttggcaagcatcttgttgagttttTGTCGTGAAATTAAGAActtggtatccactcttccgtctgttaGCTGCTACATTTTGAAAGAAGTACAAACTtacaaaaaaattcatattttttacttttactcaccacacatttaaatgtaaatcaATCGTATTAGAGAGCAAACAGGGGCACGATGTAAGCCTTTAAAGATTTATTCTCTTCACATCTGTACAGGAATGCATCGTCACAGCAGAAACACAACCTTAGACCCAACCATGGCACAACAGCCTTCACAACACATTCAGACAGAAATGTACAGACTCCATCACCTCGCCTCTAATCAACGTTTAGCATCAATATTGTCATTATTCGCATAGAACTATCTCTCTCaaatatatttgtttcttttcccaaagagcataaaaatacaagTGGATTCTTTATCGGGATGAACACTGGCGGTTTTATCCACTATTTGGCCTACATTGGAAATACACTGAAAATTGTGAGCGTGGGGGCAGCAAAACTGACTTATAACACCTTAAATGTTTAATGGGCTTGCAAAAGGCTTCTCAAAGAACATACTAAATGGATCTACAGGTGTCTTCTAAGGATATATATGACATGGGTTTGTAAGGAAACTGAGAAACGATCAAATGAAATGtgtaggaaaacaaaaaaaaagtatgaaagaACACTACCAAGGCACAGAGAGATGCAGAGTAAACAAATAATGGACACGGAGGGAGAGCCGGGCAGAGGCAGTTTTACTAACCAACACTAAAGGGAGCTCTAACAGCTCACACACCCAGATATTGTATATCATAAACTATCCTGAATGTACCATACAAAGCATTGAAATATAGGATCATCTTTTAAAAACACTGTTCACAGCAGCAGGACAAGAGGGATACAccatgtgcttgtgtgtgtctttgcataatgtactatgtgtgtatgtattgaaCCAATAGGAGGTGTGTGTCTTTTGGTGTCTTGGAAATTCATGGGCACAAATCTACAAGCATTGTTCCGATCATTTGAATAACTACAGTATGAATTTGAAGAAGGACACTGACATTTCATTAGGACGACACACCCTCGGAActggacaacaacaacaacaacagcaacaacaacatgaacagAGACAGCACACACATCGGGAGGGTCGGTGCACCACAACCCTCCATCCATACAGAAGAAGACAAGCGTTAGATCAAGCAAGGAAAAATGCATCCTCAGAGACGGTGCAGAAGTAGCCTGttttttgcatgaaaaataCTCATCAGCCTGCTCCCTGTTTGTCTGGCTGTCCCGCTGTCCTTCAAGTGAGTCTGTTTATgtgcttatttttatttgtagtcTGTAGAGAGAAGGAACATGGTTGTGCTTTTCAGTCCACAGCCACCTGAGGCTGCTCGCTGGGCTGCAGAACATCACAGGCGTCGCCTCGCCAAAGAGCCCCACAAGAGGacaccttcctcctcctcctctgtctgCTCCGGAGTGGTCACGTCTATGCACACACTTTTGTGGCCTCTGGAGAAATTTCTCGACACTCCTACGTATGATCAGGGAAAGGCAAAGGGGGCggctttttggaaaaaaaaaagacacttggAAGATCAGTCGAGCATTGCATCCAGTTGGTCCGCCAAATCATCAAACATGCTGCCGATATCATCCAGGATGGAAACGGCTGCCTTTTTGCTGGAGAGAGgggaaaatatttgtattcaaaATAAGGTACAATCAAACCTACTTTTTTATATTCTTgactttttgtatgatttggtttttgttgaaaatcttcagggcggcacggtggtcgagaggttagcgcgcagctaggagttCAGGATCTCCTGGATCCTGGATCTCCCCAGGATGTACGGGAAGTCTGTATTAATAAGTTCCATCCATTGTATGTTATAAATGAATTTATACGAACTTGAACTTTCAATTACACATTTGAATAGAATGAATATGCACAATCACAATATCAATCATCAACGTGTTCCAAGAAGTGAATAGAATTCCACTAGAATTTCATTACAGAATACAAAAACGTCATCATTTAGAAATACCACACTTTGGTGTCATGGTTGAGTTATTCATTTCAACAAAGTTGTTATAAAGAACCACAATCAGTCTCAACCCCACTGATGAGGTTTACAGGCCAGTGGCTCTAATTAAAGCTGTGCCCGTTTGAGAATAGCAAGCTGTCCTACTTGTTCAATTCATCCATGACTCCCAAAGTGAAGTACTGAGACTAAATAAATTGTGAATCActcttgtaaaatgatttttcCCTCCTAAATAGAGCACAAATAGCtgctatttatattataaatacttaCTCATTTTGTGCTTCATcctcatttattttgtgttctACAGCCTGCAAAGCTGCAGCCAAGGAGGCACTGGTCTCCTCCAGACGATGCTGAGCaccctcctcttcctgctcTGGAACTCcactccctccttccttctgGGATGACGTCCCCTCCAAGTTCGCCTCCTCTGCTCTTTTactctccgcctcctcctcttctttgtGCTTCTTCTGCTCCCTCTCTGTcctcctctcttcctcctcctcaaccTCCCGCCCACCCAAGAGGTCGATTGAGAGGCCAGCAATGGAGGAGCGTGGCGGTTTAACTGGATGTGGAGACGGCGTAGAGGGACTCTGTGCGGGTGAAGGAGAGTTAAGGGGGAGTCCTGGTGAAAGAGAGGGGGCAGAAGGGTTGGTGGGAGCGGGAAGAGGCGTGGTGGCAGCGGTGGGTGTCGAGGAAGGTTTGGGGGCCAGAGTGGGGCTGGATGCTGCCGGGCTTGTGGCTGCAGGGCTCATGGCGGGTGAGGCTGCCATTGCTTTCCCTGGTTTGGGAGCTGTTGGAGGGCCGCGAGGTTTCGGCGACACAGGAGGCGGAACACGCTTtgtttctgtcaaaaaaaacaatgcagtgGACAGTTATTTTAATTTACAGTTAATTAACAGTTATATTAggtgggacctattatgttttttccacttttctgacctataaatgtagttagaatgttgtattctcatgttaaacgataatgaggtttgcgtatttggaagtgagccctgaaagaagtttgggatggctcaaaacacttggtttcaaaaggcgtggtaaaactgcccctttgtgatgtcacaatatATAAattctctgccctcccccaagctgtACTTCTCTGTTTACTTCTGCTTTATTTatgctcaggcagaagttattgtatttggtcattcacatttgttttgacgggtaacaaatgtaaaatttttctgtgctggttattgtgtgtagctgctctacaggagtccagctcgatacaaagggtcgaaaaatgagcataataggtccctttaagtCAAATCAACAAATCAAAATTACACAAATCAAAAGTCAAAGTCCTCACCAGGACTTTGTGCTGTGTCTGTGTTATCAGGACCCGGTATTGGGACCCGACGAGTCGGCGTGAGGGGGTCAGCTTGCGTCTTCTTCAGGGCAACTGAAGAGGGTTTAGGTGAAACGGGCGGCTTCAGAGACTTCCTGGCCTCCATCCACTCACAGCTCTCCCTGCTGTTCTCCGTCCTATCAGAAGCCTCGGATACAGGCCTCCGCCTCAGCACCACACCGCCATTCTGCTGCCAGCTACTATCTGCTTGGCTGCCGGAAGAGTCTGATTGTTTATTGCTTATTTGGGCAACAGCTTCTGATTGTTCAGCAGTGCGTGGCCTCCTGCGTAAGGTGTCTGAACCAGTTGTCATGGTAACAACGGTGGAAGGCATGTTTGCAGGAATTTCGTCTGTTGGTAAAGGACGAGGTTTCCTTCGGAGTGTCGCTGAGCTGTCTGAGACCTCTGAAGCGGAATTGACCACAGTGGAACGGGGTCGGGGCTCTGGGCGTTGTTGGGCTGGTTTTTGCGGTGCCTGATCGCCGTCTGGTCCACTGATCGTCCTGCGTCGGTTCAGAATATCGTCATCTTCTGATCCAAGACCACCTGAACCAGCCTGGCGACGAAGTGTGGGGGGGCTGACCTGGAGAAAACATGACAAGCATTAACAAAGGAAATGTTGACAGATTACAAAGACACACATACCTGCAGGTAGTTGGTGCTGCTTCCCAGATTCCTGGGCAAGGTTTTTGCACCACTCACAATGGATGTTTCCAGCATGGCGGCGAGGCTTCGCACACTCCCAGAAGCCCCCTCTGATCTTTCCAGGCCTGCTGACTCCTGAGCTCTTAAAGCTGATCCTAGGCTGCCACAGTCGCTGGCTCTCCGCTCTCGAAAAGTTGGCAGTCCAAGAAGCCCCTCCACTTGACCTTCCCCCTCACCATCACCCCCAGTAATGGAAGAACAGGACCGCTTCGGTGGCGTCGGGGGCCGACCTTTCCGCCGGGGCCGCAGCGTGACAGAAGACTGGCTGCGGTTAACGGTGACATCATTGGCAGCGGCGGTACGTGTGGAACTGCTGCGGCAGACGGTGGCGTATCGTGAGTCTGTTTCTGGTCCAGTCAGACTGTGAGTTCTCCgtcgctcctcctcctcgctgggGAGGCGCAGCGTCGTTACATGTGAATCCGTTGCTGCCTGCTGGGTGGAAGGTCGCGGTCGAGCTCTGGGGGAGGCCTGCTGGTTTCGAGTGTGCGTGGGGGTTTGCGGTGGAGTTTGCGTTGGTGTGTGAGGAGGAGTTTGTGAATGAGAGATACTTGGACGGGGTTTTGCCAATGGGCTCGGGCCGCCATCCCGCTGTTTTTTTGCCTCTGTGCGTGGCTCAGATCCGCTGCTGCCAGCTGGGCTTGATGGAGGTGTGGATGGACTCTGAAGAGCCTCAGGGACACTTGCTCCTCTTTGTAAGTCCTTCAGTCTCTTCACGCCTAACATTAGCTTCTTCTGGTGGCCTGCAAGGAGCAAAGAGACCGGCCCCACACATTTACTAACTGGCATATCAAATCTACAAGCATTGTTCCGATCATTTGAATAACTACAGTATGAATTTGCAGTTAAGCAGTCCCAATTTGTTAAGGGGCAGATAACAGCCTCTGACTTCATGACCCCCAAGTAGTATCTGAAAGTTGAGGTTACATGTGACAGAAAAATCCCAAGTTGGATTTTGGAAAATGCCATACAGATGTTAGAGGGGGCTACACGGTctccaagtggttagcatgtagggcacacagtcaggagatcgggaagacgtgGGTTTGATTTGCCGCTTGGGCATCCATGTGgaattttcatgttctccccatacatgttaaattgtccatagctatgaatgtgagtgttgttgtttgtctacgtatgtGTGCCTTGCCATTGGCTGGgaccagtaccccgcctctcgccaaaaggacaggatagtgaggataagcggcatagaaaatggatggatgtgtgagGAAAACGGCTTATTACCATAATTTCCAGGTTCAATTCCCCAAATGGCATGGAGGTACTTAGGTTAAGAAAAAAGCCTATAACCAAAAGATGCATTCTCTGCATTCACAGATAAGGTGAATGCAGTTGAATACCTCGTCTTAAGTACACCAAAGTATTGTAGGATGCAGTTTTCTGCAAAAACGATTGCCATAAATATGTGTCGGTTTTTGTACACTGTCCTACCTAACAAACTAGTCTGTTCGCCTAGGCATTGGTGGCTCAACTTCTGTAAAGACTGGAAACGGGTTCTTGTAGAATTGGGACATCATAGACAGATTGTAGCCAGATGTTATGTGtgtttggtttatttgttcatagcaAACACACAGAAGAGTGAATAACTCTGTATCAATctccttttttcctcttaataacCACTGTGTGACCTGCACTGGTGAGGCATTCACACATGCCGTATTGCCGAGTGTTAACAAATGAGCTTTCAGACAGTCTGTCTTCAAAAACTTGCAAGTGCCCCAACTTTTAGAAAGAAGGCAAGAAAGATGATAGCTATTGTAATTTAAAAGTTGGGAACGGTTTAAGGGAGACACATTACAGAAAGTGAGACGGTCCAGTGTGCGGAAATCGATGTTCCACTGTACAtgacaataaatagaaaatgtaaTGGTAAACAAGCACAGGTTTCTTATcacatcatttattaatgacaCACCAGTTCCTTACCTAGTTTAGTAATGCCGATCTCTTGAAGATCCTCAAGGCTAATGTCAGAGATGAAGTCAATATTTTCATAACCGTTCTGCACCAGAACCTGGTAATACTGACTGAGACCCAGGTGAGAGAGAAAATCTGCCAGATTGGcctacaaaaaaacacacacacacacacacacacaatgaaatgTCTAAAGGCTATTTTTCCACATGGATGCAAAAATTCAGTTTAGTAATAGAATTAAttagtggtgtgtgtgtgaatcagTTTATGCGTGCACATCTGTCAAAACTCGACATAATCCCGTTTAGTTCTACTTAGTGTAGTACACTTGAGAACCTTACAGGCTTTTGGTCTGGCAGCCAGTCTGTGGAGGGCAGCTTGCTGATCTCTGACATTAACTTCTTCCGATGTCCAGGCTTCATGACCCCAATCGCCGTCATGTCCTTAATTGCAAAACACACTTAAGTCCATCGGAAAGGTACTAGtttgaaatgtaaacaacacTATCACGCATATATTTGAAATGTATCCATAACATGCGCACACCTAGAGGAATATTACGCTTTTGACAATCTCTGGTGCATATACAGTGGTGCACTCAGAACATGAAGACTCAATATGATACTCAAGCTGATTTGACTGCTTTGCTGAGCGGAGCCTTAACAAACAAAATAGGCATGGTGTGAGGAGGTCAGGGGTCTTGACCTTACCTCGTGTGTCATGCAGCTCACAGTCTCTAGATCGTATCCAGCGGTGAGGAAGTGGGTGGTGTAGAACTGCAGCTGAAACTCACCCAGCCACGCCACTACTGCCTGCTTCTAGAACACAGAACACAACATGGTACATGGAACACAACATGTGACCGCCAAACTCTAGAAGAGAGGAAAGAGCACTCTATTGGCTgcttctagagcaggggtgtcaaaaatgcggcccacgggccactagtttgaggccccccccttgatatgaaagtttaatgttagtgcggccctcgcaagtatcatgtacccagaaaaaattattacgtttgattaatgttcatgttaaaggttaaataactcttaatagttatcctccctatccgtgtggaagtggtaagtttttggctatttaagtttaaaggaaataacttgaaggctaccgtttaggtcgctagctctctagtttgcgagttagcatgtgtctgaaaaaaataatttgtctacccaccaactatatgtgtttttttaagtttttattatttgccgttttattattattataagttttattacaatattacaagttGGCACTTGTTAATATTGGGCCTGGCTCAGTATCTTCCAAAAGTATATGACTGGGATGAGGTCAATTTCTTCCACATAAAACTCCATAGAAGACACATTGCAAACAGAAGTTTCAAGGAGACCACACATAGCTTAGCTTCACACATTGCATGGTGAGGCTGGCAGATAATTAATGTGGCAGCATGAGGGATAAATTGGGAGGTTGGGGGCCACAAGACACTGACAGACATCTCCATCTGTCTGTCACAGTCCCTGTCTCTGTGGTGACTGGGGAGACTGTTGTAGTATGAGCAGCCTCATGTAAAACCATGCTAGCTGACCACACCTACCTACTACTTTAACACCAACACCTTGACACAATATAACAAAAACTCACTTTTCCATCATCCTCTTCTGCTTTGCGCTCAAAGGGCCGTTCATGAACAGTGGAGGTGGAAGAGCCTTGAAGCCCAGGTGAGGTCATTTGAAAAGAGAATAGACAAAATATAAGTTGAGGACATACATTAAGACATGACATACTATATTTACTGAAGTATTGGTCTCTACTCTGCTCCTCAAATGAACACCATTTTAGTTAGATTTAAGTTAGATCTCTAGCATCTGACACAGAGTGGTGGTGTTGTCAGCCCCATGGCAATTAATGCATCACTCCATTAACTATTACTGAATTAAAATACAGAATCTGGACAATAGAACCAATCTATAGTATTCACTTGAAATATGTTATTGCACAACCACGACTGCTGACTCGTCGCAATAAACAGTCAGTTTTTATAAAGTGCTGCTTTTAAATGGACGCTACAATTGTCTTAAtgctgctggagtctaattcAAACAGACAGACGGCCTTTAGTGAGCCAAATGATGACAAATGTTATCCACATCACTGTGAACTATTTTAGAGCGTCTCCTATTTTATGTGAAGTGTTTTGATCCTTTTGAACTGCAGCATTTAATTACATCATATCTCCATCGATGGAATCACCAGTGTGATCAAAAAAGACTGAATattggtgtaaaaaaaacataggaTAAGATAGCAATACTAGGAAATACCGTGTCCATTTATTTGCGGAGATTTGTGCTCTTACTTGCTGACTGCTCAATGGACTGTGACTGCTCCAGGAGATGCTCCTTGGCTTTTACCGACTGGGACAGGACGGTGGCGAGGAGCTAAATAACACAAGATtaaacaaacacactcaaaGGCACAATCAAGCAGGCACTCAAAAAGAACCATGTATTCCTCAGTGTATTTGACATACAAATATCAGGAACTGTATAATGCAGTGCAGTTATACGCCACTACCAACGACAACCACAATAATGGTtcccagtcaatcacagggcagatatagaccaTCTCTGAGTAGGGACTGAAACCACGCTGCCTGAATGCAAGACAGGCAAATTAAACCACGagagcagtgattctcaatCAACGTGCCACAGCACATTACTATGCCATAACAGACCATTAGGTGTGCCACAATAAGTTATCCAATTCACTTAATTGGTCcagttatttttttactacaCATAATGTATTGTAATTCTCAGACTGCCACATATAATGAGCGGCAGAACAATTAAATGCTCTTCCACTCAATGGCAGAAAGTATGTAATTAACCTGTGTAGCACACTGCTTATTTCAAATTTGTCATATTGCAAGTTTATCCATGTTAAGTGAGAATGAATAATGTACTGATTCATAAAGAGTTGATACAGAAAATTCCAAGGTTGAAGTGGACCTTGAATGTCTCAGCATTCCTTTGGGGCAGATGTCAATGTACAGTTACAGCCAATCAGTAACAAGTtagttaataattattaaccaATCGGGTTCCTATTGGGGTGGGGCGGGCCTAACACGAAGAGGGAAAAGTGACGACGACAAGCTAGAGTGAAGAGATCGACACGGAGCGCTTGAAGATATTTAGTGCAGTTAATAACTTAAAGTTGAACTAATTTAGTTACCGGTGGATGTCGGGGTTGTGGCCCTCCCTGAACAACGTGAGTTATGTATGcaacattgtcattgtattgtagAAGCAGTAGCAGTATAGTATGTCAACTGTGTTAGCAGATTAGCGGTTGCCTCGTTCGGCGGGAGAGCGGCGTAAATCTGTGGGGGAGGGCTTTTCTTACAAGTTTCTGAGTGAGTATAACAGAAAGTACAAATATAAACAGTGCTGTAAGATAGGACATTTATAAGGTTTAATTCTGTTGGTAGTCTGCTTCGACGTGGGCCATCTCCGCACTCGGGACCACACGAGGACGTCCGCCATTGCTCGGCTAAGTGCTGTCAGAGGATTTGAAAGAAACTACGTCGTTGGAGGAACAGTGAGTAATCAAAGTTGCCTTGTGGATTATAAGATTATAAGAGCTCCAACAGAGCGCCAACCTATGCTACCACAACGTGAACCTTAAAACCTTTTAGTATGTTAAACTTGTATAAGGACTTGTCTGTCCTAGTTTCAGGCGATTTTGTTGGTACCTGTGAATATAATGGGCTATTAAGACTTGATTACTGACGTGTGCATGGTAGTTGAAGCTCACGGTAACAGTACACAGCTATTTATTCAGCTGTCCTGGCCTCTCTGCATCCTAGGTTGCCATACACCCGTGGGGGTAAGTGCATGTATATACCAgtgttttatattttagtaGCTCTCACCAATTCACCTCCCATGCAATATTGTCCATCAGGTGTCAGTGTGTATGACAATTGAATTGAGTAAGTGGGCTACActtgtgtatatactgtatacttttaGTGACATTCTTGTTTGGTGTGTCGTAAGACTTAATGTAAAACGATAaaggttgggaaacactgcaaCCAAAGTTAACTTTGATATCATTGTGAGGGCAGCTCTCGTACTGGATCCcattaaaacatgcatttaaacAAATAACATTACACATCACAGACTTgcatacatgacaaaaataaatcagtgtTTTTAACCTTGACCCCTTCAGCTTGTGCGTTCAGACCCGGGGCATTAAGGCCATGTGTGTTAACACCCGGCGTGGGTGCTGGGTGTGGACTGGGTGCCGGTGTCGTCAGCACATGCGTGTTACCCGAGCCCTGCAGGCTGCTTGACGACCGAACGCTACCAAGGCTGCCCACGCTGCCACTGCGTTCGCTCCCTAAAGACACAACCGCACATTCAGCATGcatgatgcatgtttttttgcactTAACTGCACAGTGAcgaccacacacacatgctcactTTACCTGTAAGCGGTTTGCGTAGCACCCAGATGTCCTCGCTGGTGCTGCTCTGCTGGCCCAAAGTGGGCGAGCCTTGAGGACTCAACTCTGCAGTCCGAGAACCTGTCACAcatgcaaaaatacacacacttcTAACCACCACCACAACTTGGGCTTGACTATACCTGAAATGACTAAAGACATTGCTGTTGAGTTCACTGTGACAAACATCATTTGTCAGTAGTTTTTTGGTACTTCCGCACAATCAAATGAGAGCCAGTGCACTCAGATTTGATTCAgtgtctgtttatgtttattatcgCAGTTGAGGTTTCCGGTGGTGTACATCTGCACTGAATCATACTGCACACTACTGTTTGTAATACAGTATCTTATTTACCTTATTAGGTTACATGAAAAGTACAACTAATCAATACATAGCCAAAGTAATACTTATTTTTAATAGCCTTGGACTTTTGCAGGGTTACTTAATGATGTGGCCAGTGAGTGTCAATAAAGAGGAAAGCTGTGCAAGCTATAGTCATTTAAAATCTTGATTGACTTTATCGTGACAATAGTCCCACAAAGTCATGCAAACAGTTCTGTTTCAAAACAGAagattaatgttatttttttcatcctcAAAAAAGGATAATCCTTTGACAAAATCCACATTTGGTTGTTGAGATATTAAAACTGTTTCTGCAAAACATTCTTGGCACAGCCTCAGcagcaaaacaaaatgtacttttggcAGATGTTTCAGCAACAAATATCACAAAACATTGGCAAATACGGTTtaataatacagtacaatactgtTACTTCCTAGTACAATGTGCTTTATTGCAACTTACATTAACAAATAGTAGTCTGTGatggtgtgttttgtttactACAAAGAATACATCTTAAAGGTTACTAAAAAGTGTACTACTGTATGTACCTGTCTGACTTTGCGGCTCCTGAGAAGTGGagagaggaggagcaggaggaggagtatTTGACAGAGGCGGAGGAGTGGAGAGAGAAGGTGGAGAGATGGGAAGCGGAACGTACCCGAACGAGGAGAAGCGAGGGAGTGACTGTGCGTTGGGATGAGGGGGAGGGGAGGGTAGATGAAGGGGCAGCACTTTGGATGGAGGGTATGAGTGTCCGTTGACCGAGGCAATGGGACATGGGTTTGGCCTGCGTAGCAGCAGGGTGTGGCACTGCTGGGAGGGAGAATGGCCTGGACTCGAgccaggaggtggaggagggtgCAAAAGAgatgcaaaacaacaacaacacaacaactcatcagtcaaaataaaaactatCAAAACAGAAAGAATTATTCAGAAGAGAAAGtatgagaaaataacacatccaCAGGGAATATACTCATATAAGGTCAAA from Doryrhamphus excisus isolate RoL2022-K1 chromosome 1, RoL_Dexc_1.0, whole genome shotgun sequence encodes the following:
- the si:dkeyp-9d4.3 gene encoding caskin-1 isoform X3; translated protein: MGKDQELLQAVKTEDLLTVQRLLQRPRPGKAKLLGATKRVNVNIQDADGLSPLHHAALSGNKELISLLLDAQAAVDIKDNKGMRPLHYAAWQGKTEPMKMLLKAGSSVNGQSDEGQIPLHLSSQHGHYDGSEMLLQHQSNTCISDSAGKTPLDLACEFGRVTVVQLLLSSNMCAAMLEPKPSDPNGVSPLHLAAKNGHIDVIRLLIQAGIDINRQSESGTALHQAALCGKTEVVRLLLESGISAGVRNTLSQTALDIVNQFTTTQASREIKQLLRDASAAMQVRALKDYCNNYDLTSLNIKAGDIITVLEQHSDGRWKGCIHDNRTGNDRVGYFPSNMVEVIKRAGVTGSRTAELSPQGSPTLGQQSSTSEDIWVLRKPLTGSERSGSVGSLGSVRSSSSLQGSGNTHVLTTPAPSPHPAPTPGVNTHGLNAPGLNAQAEGVKLLATVLSQSVKAKEHLLEQSQSIEQSASSSTSTVHERPFERKAEEDDGKKQAVVAWLGEFQLQFYTTHFLTAGYDLETVSCMTHEDMTAIGVMKPGHRKKLMSEISKLPSTDWLPDQKPANLADFLSHLGLSQYYQVLVQNGYENIDFISDISLEDLQEIGITKLGHQKKLMLGVKRLKDLQRGASVPEALQSPSTPPSSPAGSSGSEPRTEAKKQRDGGPSPLAKPRPSISHSQTPPHTPTQTPPQTPTHTRNQQASPRARPRPSTQQAATDSHVTTLRLPSEEEERRRTHSLTGPETDSRYATVCRSSSTRTAAANDVTVNRSQSSVTLRPRRKGRPPTPPKRSCSSITGGDGEGEGQVEGLLGLPTFRERRASDCGSLGSALRAQESAGLERSEGASGSVRSLAAMLETSIVSGAKTLPRNLGSSTNYLQVSPPTLRRQAGSGGLGSEDDDILNRRRTISGPDGDQAPQKPAQQRPEPRPRSTVVNSASEVSDSSATLRRKPRPLPTDEIPANMPSTVVTMTTGSDTLRRRPRTAEQSEAVAQISNKQSDSSGSQADSSWQQNGGVVLRRRPVSEASDRTENSRESCEWMEARKSLKPPVSPKPSSVALKKTQADPLTPTRRVPIPGPDNTDTAQSPETKRVPPPVSPKPRGPPTAPKPGKAMAASPAMSPAATSPAASSPTLAPKPSSTPTAATTPLPAPTNPSAPSLSPGLPLNSPSPAQSPSTPSPHPVKPPRSSIAGLSIDLLGGREVEEEEERRTEREQKKHKEEEEAESKRAEEANLEGTSSQKEGGSGVPEQEEEGAQHRLEETSASLAAALQAVEHKINEDEAQNDKKAAVSILDDIGSMFDDLADQLDAMLD